A single genomic interval of Porphyromonas sp. oral taxon 275 harbors:
- a CDS encoding PAS domain-containing protein, with the protein MEDMRKHLPEVDMEKLKRVLDIKARYLAGQLSLSEAQAELRQQVKKIRPYELALAEQELKTFEEDECRKEDIQQMMLLFDGLLDTGRPELAPEHPIMCYYRENDEMRKWLKEVERLAPYPVIKNEWLGLYDELQKWRTHLSRKQNQLYSILERKGFDRPTTTMWLLDDFVRDEIRDARRLLEEDQDEAFIAEQKTIVADVLDLMQKEETVLYPTSLAMISPREFEEMKAGDREIGFAWITVGASEQPKASAPTQEEASATGFAGELAQLLGKYGFGGGSSPDQLLELATGQMTLEQVNLVYKHMPVDFSYVDEQEIVRFYTDTEHRVFPRSKNVIGRDVKNCHPRTSVHLVEEIIEKFRSGEQDSVDFWINKPGLFIYIYYVAVRDAEGRFRGVLEMMQDCTRIRSLEGSRTLLTWDKSNKEASKGQAEAAPAAAPEVAHEPEEICPEPTPSTSELLELGPETRLKALLEAYPWLKQALPEINPAFKMLSSPLARIMIPKATLAMMSERSGMPLEELRAAILQRITQHQG; encoded by the coding sequence ATGGAAGATATGAGGAAGCACCTCCCTGAGGTGGATATGGAAAAGCTCAAGCGCGTCCTTGACATCAAGGCGCGCTATCTGGCGGGGCAGCTGAGCCTCTCGGAGGCACAGGCCGAGCTACGCCAGCAGGTCAAGAAGATCCGCCCCTATGAGCTAGCGCTGGCGGAGCAGGAGCTGAAGACCTTCGAGGAGGATGAATGCCGCAAGGAGGACATCCAGCAGATGATGCTGCTCTTCGACGGGCTGCTCGACACGGGACGCCCCGAGCTCGCCCCCGAGCACCCCATCATGTGCTACTACCGCGAGAATGACGAGATGCGCAAGTGGCTCAAGGAAGTCGAGCGCCTCGCCCCCTATCCCGTCATCAAGAACGAGTGGCTGGGGCTCTACGACGAGCTGCAGAAGTGGCGCACACACCTCTCGCGCAAGCAGAACCAGCTCTACTCGATCCTAGAGCGCAAGGGCTTCGACCGCCCGACGACGACCATGTGGCTCCTCGACGACTTCGTCCGCGACGAGATCCGCGATGCGCGCCGCCTTCTGGAGGAGGATCAGGATGAGGCCTTCATCGCCGAGCAGAAGACCATCGTCGCCGACGTGCTCGACCTGATGCAGAAGGAGGAGACCGTCCTCTACCCCACTTCGCTGGCGATGATCAGCCCTCGGGAATTTGAGGAGATGAAGGCTGGCGACCGAGAGATCGGCTTCGCCTGGATCACAGTGGGGGCTAGTGAGCAGCCCAAGGCAAGTGCCCCCACGCAAGAAGAGGCCTCAGCTACAGGCTTCGCAGGCGAACTGGCTCAGCTCCTCGGCAAGTACGGCTTCGGCGGTGGTTCCAGCCCCGATCAGCTACTCGAGCTAGCCACAGGGCAGATGACGCTTGAGCAGGTCAACCTCGTCTACAAGCACATGCCCGTGGACTTCTCCTACGTCGATGAGCAGGAGATCGTACGCTTCTACACCGATACGGAGCACCGCGTCTTCCCCCGCAGCAAGAATGTCATCGGCCGCGATGTCAAGAACTGTCACCCCCGTACCAGCGTGCACCTGGTCGAGGAGATCATCGAGAAGTTCCGCAGCGGGGAGCAGGACTCGGTAGACTTCTGGATCAATAAGCCTGGGCTCTTCATCTACATCTACTACGTCGCCGTGCGCGATGCCGAGGGACGCTTCCGCGGCGTCCTGGAGATGATGCAGGACTGCACACGCATCCGTAGCCTCGAGGGCTCGCGCACGCTGCTGACTTGGGATAAGAGCAATAAGGAAGCGAGCAAGGGCCAGGCTGAGGCAGCTCCCGCAGCTGCGCCCGAGGTAGCCCACGAGCCAGAAGAAATCTGCCCAGAGCCCACCCCTTCTACCTCTGAGCTCCTGGAGCTAGGCCCCGAGACGCGCCTCAAGGCGCTACTGGAGGCTTACCCTTGGCTCAAGCAAGCTCTCCCAGAGATCAACCCAGCCTTCAAGATGCTCTCCTCGCCCCTAGCGCGTATCATGATCCCCAAGGCAACGCTGGCGATGATGAGCGAGCGTAGCGGCATGCCACTCGAGGAGCTGCGTGCAGCCATCCTCCAGCGTATCACCCAGCATCAGGGCTAG
- a CDS encoding histidinol phosphate phosphatase — translation MANKPLQFVVVERKLNVGKNAGKLVQIAKPTGRHRIDFRNFCERVAKSTTFNRQEVEAVLNYATEIAKDIVANGDIVEFGDLGTLMPSFKSKAVEQGTKFNANVHIEKPVVLLQPSKKYFTLTGVSYEQTEAKPTKAAKPAKPKASEPAPKSKDESHNSGL, via the coding sequence ATGGCCAACAAACCATTGCAATTCGTAGTCGTCGAGCGCAAGCTCAATGTCGGCAAAAACGCAGGAAAACTCGTCCAGATCGCCAAGCCGACGGGCCGACATCGCATCGACTTCCGCAACTTCTGCGAGCGTGTCGCCAAGTCCACGACCTTCAACCGCCAGGAGGTCGAGGCCGTCCTGAACTACGCCACCGAGATCGCCAAGGACATCGTCGCCAATGGCGATATCGTCGAATTCGGGGATCTCGGCACGCTGATGCCTTCGTTCAAGAGCAAAGCCGTCGAGCAGGGCACCAAGTTCAACGCCAACGTCCACATCGAAAAGCCCGTGGTGCTGCTCCAGCCCTCCAAGAAGTACTTCACGCTCACGGGTGTCAGCTACGAGCAGACCGAGGCCAAACCCACCAAAGCGGCCAAGCCCGCCAAGCCCAAAGCAAGCGAACCCGCGCCTAAATCCAAGGACGAGTCCCACAACAGCGGGCTATAA
- the dapA gene encoding 4-hydroxy-tetrahydrodipicolinate synthase produces the protein MSKHAFRGLGVALVTPFDGRGEVDYQSLRTLLNHLLKNQATDFIVVHGTTGESPCLTREERDQVTRFVIEEVAGRCPIMIGLGGNNTREIGQRIADLDTEGIQGILSVVPYYNKPSQEGIYQHFAHLARCSRLPIVLYNVPGRVGVNMASDTVVRLARDFDNIMGVKEASGFPQQAGQITSAELPEDFVVLSGDDALSVAFMQQGAQGVISVVGNAFPQLTSELIHLAMEQKYPEADMIQTEMQQINTLLFQEGNPAGIKALLLEMGLIASEQLRLPLVPVSEELKTKLGQAAQSLIHYEQGRRG, from the coding sequence ATGAGCAAGCATGCATTCCGTGGGCTAGGAGTAGCCCTCGTCACCCCCTTCGACGGGCGAGGAGAGGTAGACTATCAGAGCCTACGTACTCTACTCAACCACCTACTGAAGAATCAAGCGACGGACTTTATCGTCGTCCATGGGACGACGGGGGAATCCCCTTGCTTGACACGCGAGGAACGTGATCAGGTCACCCGCTTCGTAATAGAGGAGGTGGCTGGACGCTGCCCCATCATGATCGGCCTCGGGGGAAACAACACCAGAGAGATCGGGCAGCGCATTGCAGACCTCGACACCGAGGGTATTCAAGGAATACTCTCCGTAGTCCCATACTACAACAAGCCTTCCCAGGAGGGCATCTATCAGCACTTCGCCCACCTCGCTCGCTGCAGCCGTCTCCCCATAGTCCTATATAATGTACCCGGGCGCGTAGGGGTCAATATGGCCTCCGACACGGTCGTACGCTTAGCTCGTGACTTCGACAACATCATGGGGGTCAAGGAGGCCTCGGGCTTCCCTCAGCAGGCAGGACAGATTACCTCAGCTGAGCTTCCCGAGGACTTCGTAGTCCTCTCAGGGGATGACGCCCTCAGCGTCGCCTTCATGCAGCAGGGTGCTCAAGGAGTCATCTCTGTAGTCGGTAACGCCTTCCCCCAGCTCACCTCGGAGCTCATCCATCTGGCGATGGAGCAGAAGTATCCCGAGGCGGACATGATACAGACCGAGATGCAGCAGATCAACACCCTACTCTTCCAGGAGGGGAACCCCGCAGGAATCAAGGCCCTCCTCCTAGAGATGGGGCTCATCGCAAGTGAGCAGCTGCGCCTTCCTCTAGTTCCCGTCAGCGAGGAGCTCAAGACCAAGCTAGGCCAGGCAGCCCAGAGCTTGATCCACTACGAACAAGGACGGAGAGGCTAG
- a CDS encoding lipopolysaccharide biosynthesis protein — MASNKEEELKEVLYDTEALKRKSVSGFGWAVLQQGLGRIISFTVMLLLARFLTPEDFGALAAVAILTDIARVLSDGGFGASLARSPEVDERDINSVFYFNLAMSGICYLIIFVAAPWIADFFHAPNLVPLMRVQSLSLILGALGTIQWILIWRAMNFRVQTWSSASSTLVGGIVGCTMANLGYGPWSLVAQELSRAFTFMVFNWYASWWRPKLMFSVPHFKKHFAFGSRMATAQVLTVAYDKVSTILIGRFFSQRELGLFNQAKTFEAVPVGIIADPINQVTAPIFVRIQDDIERLKSGYRRAQRLLFQLSTPVMLALIVLGKPLYLFLFGEKWLDAAPFFQVLCVNGILRPINNYNINVVQVKGRSDLHLKLDIIRKVVEFGAMLAGLWFGGIYGLVWALAVAQVFNLFINTRYSGQLLHFPLREQLGELFPLFLLGLVSGALVWLLDTFLMAGWAPFWRLALGGVTMAASYVALLWLFSREDLLYIWDYAYHHILKRPSKASTSTPNED, encoded by the coding sequence ATGGCAAGCAATAAAGAAGAAGAACTTAAAGAGGTCCTCTACGACACTGAGGCCTTGAAGCGCAAGTCGGTCTCAGGATTCGGCTGGGCCGTACTGCAGCAGGGCTTGGGGCGTATCATTAGCTTCACGGTCATGCTGCTCCTGGCTCGCTTCCTGACCCCAGAGGACTTCGGAGCCTTGGCAGCCGTGGCGATCTTGACCGACATAGCGCGCGTCCTATCGGATGGCGGCTTCGGAGCCTCACTGGCACGCAGCCCTGAGGTCGATGAGCGCGATATCAATAGCGTCTTCTACTTCAACCTCGCGATGAGTGGTATCTGCTACCTCATCATCTTCGTTGCCGCCCCCTGGATTGCCGACTTTTTCCATGCCCCGAACCTTGTTCCACTGATGCGCGTTCAGTCGCTCAGCCTCATTCTCGGAGCTTTAGGGACCATACAATGGATCCTAATATGGCGTGCCATGAACTTCCGGGTCCAGACCTGGTCAAGCGCTAGTTCGACCCTCGTTGGTGGGATTGTAGGCTGCACCATGGCGAATCTAGGCTACGGCCCCTGGTCCTTGGTGGCGCAGGAGCTTTCACGTGCCTTCACCTTCATGGTCTTCAACTGGTACGCCTCTTGGTGGCGCCCCAAATTAATGTTCAGCGTACCGCACTTCAAGAAGCATTTTGCCTTCGGGTCTCGTATGGCAACAGCCCAAGTACTGACTGTAGCCTACGACAAGGTATCCACCATCTTGATTGGACGCTTCTTTAGCCAACGGGAGCTAGGCCTCTTCAATCAGGCAAAGACCTTCGAAGCAGTACCTGTAGGGATCATCGCCGATCCAATCAATCAGGTGACAGCCCCGATATTTGTACGGATACAGGATGATATTGAGCGTCTCAAGTCTGGGTACCGCCGTGCTCAGCGGCTCCTCTTCCAGCTATCTACTCCGGTAATGCTGGCCTTGATCGTCCTGGGTAAACCCCTCTACCTATTTCTCTTCGGAGAGAAGTGGCTAGACGCAGCCCCATTCTTCCAGGTTCTATGCGTTAACGGTATCCTACGACCGATCAACAACTACAACATCAACGTAGTCCAAGTGAAGGGGCGCAGTGATCTCCACCTCAAGCTAGACATCATCCGTAAAGTAGTTGAATTCGGAGCTATGCTAGCCGGGCTATGGTTTGGCGGAATTTATGGTCTCGTTTGGGCCCTAGCAGTAGCACAGGTCTTCAATCTCTTCATCAATACACGCTACTCGGGGCAGCTCCTTCACTTCCCGCTGCGCGAGCAGCTCGGCGAGCTCTTCCCGCTCTTCCTCCTGGGGCTAGTCTCTGGAGCTCTAGTCTGGCTCCTCGACACGTTCCTCATGGCGGGCTGGGCACCCTTCTGGCGTCTGGCTCTAGGCGGAGTGACCATGGCCGCGAGCTACGTCGCGCTCCTGTGGCTCTTCTCTCGCGAGGATCTACTCTACATCTGGGACTACGCCTACCATCATATCCTCAAGCGTCCTAGCAAGGCTTCCACAAGCACGCCCAATGAAGACTAA
- a CDS encoding fumarylacetoacetate hydrolase family protein, translated as MKILGVGFNYREHTAEATDLGIGLPHQPEPLFFHKGDALLKQGMPFFLPDMGSRIDYEAELVVQICRVGKCIAERFAHRYYQHITLGIDFTARDLQRAAIAEGKPWLSAKVFDGSAVVGHWIDKDTLGYPEHPIPFALRHNGLEVQRSDSSCMIHSIDKLIAYISRYQTLRMGDLIFTGTPVGTGPVAIGDHLEGYLGEERVLELAIK; from the coding sequence ATGAAAATCCTAGGTGTAGGCTTCAACTATCGGGAGCACACGGCCGAGGCAACAGACCTAGGGATAGGTCTCCCTCATCAGCCCGAGCCCCTCTTCTTCCACAAGGGCGATGCGCTACTCAAGCAGGGCATGCCCTTCTTCCTGCCCGACATGGGCTCTAGGATCGACTACGAGGCTGAGCTCGTGGTACAGATCTGCCGCGTGGGCAAGTGCATCGCCGAGCGCTTCGCCCACCGCTACTACCAGCACATCACCTTAGGTATCGACTTCACCGCACGCGATCTGCAGCGAGCAGCCATCGCGGAGGGGAAGCCTTGGCTTAGCGCGAAGGTCTTCGACGGCTCCGCGGTCGTCGGGCACTGGATTGACAAGGATACGCTTGGCTATCCCGAGCACCCCATCCCCTTTGCCCTAAGGCACAACGGCCTCGAGGTGCAGCGCTCCGACTCCAGCTGCATGATCCACAGCATAGACAAGCTGATCGCCTACATCAGTCGCTACCAGACGCTGCGCATGGGCGACCTCATCTTCACCGGCACCCCTGTGGGCACAGGCCCCGTAGCCATCGGGGATCACCTCGAGGGCTACCTCGGGGAGGAGCGCGTGCTGGAGCTCGCGATCAAGTAG
- a CDS encoding cupin domain-containing protein: MIATEIKDFGQVIKEEHFKLVHVNLPQGKVIPAHDHLDHEIYFTIVRGEVKTILDGVEEHRLSPGTVLSFPGEATISIEALVDSEFFVSLVKRP, encoded by the coding sequence ATGATAGCAACAGAGATCAAGGACTTCGGTCAGGTCATCAAGGAAGAACACTTCAAGCTGGTACACGTCAACCTCCCCCAGGGGAAGGTCATCCCCGCACACGACCACCTCGACCACGAGATATACTTCACCATCGTCCGTGGTGAGGTCAAGACCATACTAGACGGCGTAGAGGAGCACCGCCTCAGCCCTGGGACGGTACTCAGCTTCCCAGGTGAGGCAACCATCTCCATCGAGGCGCTCGTAGATAGCGAGTTCTTCGTATCCCTGGTCAAGCGCCCCTAA
- a CDS encoding redox-sensing transcriptional repressor Rex encodes MKTKESKEKIGSIPEPTLRRLPWYLSFVKLLQTEGHRYVSSPRIASGVGVDAALVAKDLSYVKLQGRTRVGYETTALIEYLEEFLGFTQRHRAFLIGVGSLGSGLLADKGLNQFGLEVRAGFDVAQELIGTEVAGVPVHHIDELASRIQAEEIKIAILTVPILQAQLMTDRLVRAGIKAIWNFTPFRIQAPADVVVQNTSMYAHLALMFTRMKAAGERQGQGEA; translated from the coding sequence ATGAAGACTAAAGAAAGCAAAGAAAAGATAGGATCCATCCCCGAGCCCACCCTGAGGCGCCTCCCCTGGTACCTATCCTTCGTCAAGCTCCTCCAGACCGAGGGGCATCGCTACGTATCCTCCCCTCGCATCGCCTCTGGGGTCGGCGTTGATGCAGCGCTCGTCGCCAAGGACCTCTCCTATGTCAAGCTCCAGGGCCGTACACGTGTCGGCTATGAGACGACGGCCCTTATCGAGTACCTCGAGGAATTCCTAGGCTTCACCCAGCGCCACCGAGCCTTCCTCATCGGCGTGGGGAGTCTCGGCTCTGGACTGCTTGCGGACAAGGGACTCAATCAGTTCGGGCTCGAGGTGCGGGCAGGCTTCGACGTCGCCCAGGAGCTCATTGGGACAGAGGTCGCAGGCGTCCCCGTCCATCACATCGACGAGCTGGCCTCACGCATCCAGGCCGAGGAGATCAAGATTGCCATCCTCACCGTCCCCATCCTGCAGGCGCAGCTCATGACCGACCGCCTCGTGCGAGCGGGCATCAAGGCGATCTGGAACTTCACCCCCTTCCGCATCCAGGCGCCAGCTGACGTCGTCGTACAGAACACCTCCATGTACGCACACCTCGCTCTCATGTTCACCCGGATGAAGGCTGCTGGCGAGCGCCAGGGACAAGGTGAGGCATGA
- a CDS encoding mannose-1-phosphate guanylyltransferase translates to MHTDNYCVIMGGGVGSRFWPFSREAKPKQFLDIFGTGRTLLQMTYDRFARVIPRENFVVVTNARYKALVLEQLPELQESQILLEPMRRNTAPCIAWASYHIQAKNPKANVIVTAADHLILHEDLFVEAIRKSLAYVAAHPQLATLGIRPSRPETGYGYIQTVGEPDQEFYKVKTFTEKPNSEMAQVFFESGEFLWNSGMFAWSIPSILEAFKEYLPSLTTLFEEAKDCFATPREQETISKVFPECPNISIDYAVLEKASNVMVLPVDFGWADLGTWGSLYSLKDKDEQANVALHTEVLFYEASGNIVSMDGTQSERLVVVQGIDDCIISESQGALLICKRDQEQRIREFMSEISLRFEKKFD, encoded by the coding sequence ATGCATACAGACAACTATTGCGTCATTATGGGCGGCGGCGTAGGTAGCCGCTTCTGGCCCTTCAGTCGCGAGGCGAAGCCTAAGCAATTCCTAGACATCTTCGGCACGGGACGCACGCTCCTACAGATGACCTATGACCGCTTTGCGCGCGTCATCCCTCGGGAGAACTTCGTCGTCGTGACCAACGCGCGCTACAAGGCGCTCGTCCTCGAGCAGCTCCCCGAGCTACAGGAAAGTCAGATCCTACTGGAGCCGATGCGGCGCAACACCGCTCCCTGCATCGCTTGGGCTAGCTACCACATCCAGGCCAAGAACCCTAAGGCCAACGTCATCGTCACCGCGGCAGACCACCTCATCCTCCACGAGGACCTCTTCGTCGAGGCCATCCGCAAGTCCTTGGCCTACGTGGCAGCCCACCCCCAGCTGGCGACCCTCGGGATCCGTCCCTCACGTCCAGAGACAGGCTACGGCTATATACAGACCGTCGGGGAGCCCGACCAAGAGTTCTACAAGGTGAAGACCTTCACCGAGAAGCCCAATAGCGAGATGGCTCAGGTCTTCTTCGAGAGCGGAGAGTTCCTATGGAATAGCGGGATGTTCGCCTGGAGTATCCCCAGCATTCTAGAGGCCTTCAAGGAGTACCTTCCTAGCCTCACCACGCTCTTCGAGGAGGCTAAGGACTGCTTCGCCACACCTAGGGAGCAGGAGACCATCAGCAAGGTCTTCCCCGAGTGCCCCAATATCTCCATCGACTACGCCGTACTCGAGAAGGCGAGCAATGTGATGGTGCTGCCGGTAGACTTCGGCTGGGCAGACCTCGGCACCTGGGGCTCGCTCTACAGCCTCAAGGATAAGGACGAGCAGGCGAATGTAGCCCTACACACCGAGGTGCTCTTCTACGAGGCCAGCGGCAACATCGTCTCTATGGACGGCACCCAGAGCGAGCGTCTCGTGGTGGTCCAGGGGATCGACGACTGCATCATCTCCGAGAGCCAGGGCGCCCTGCTCATCTGCAAGCGCGACCAGGAGCAGCGCATCCGCGAGTTCATGAGCGAGATCTCGCTCCGCTTCGAGAAGAAGTTCGACTAA
- a CDS encoding isochorismatase family protein produces the protein MNVLLIIDPQIDFISGSLAVPGATEAMDFLTHWIEQHEQDYDAIVVTMDQHPADHCSFDRMGGPWPPHCVRYTYGAAIYPPLAEVLGRIKCSHRIPLLYIPKAMSQHRDSYSAFADTIPELLIAASRIDVAGLAGDYCVKSSIQDIRRQLSMTEIHPLDEGIAWIGTPEPLCPSTSRQQK, from the coding sequence ATGAACGTACTCCTTATCATCGATCCGCAGATCGACTTCATCAGCGGCAGCCTCGCTGTCCCTGGCGCTACGGAGGCCATGGACTTCCTGACCCACTGGATCGAGCAGCACGAGCAGGACTACGACGCCATCGTCGTGACTATGGACCAGCACCCAGCTGACCATTGCAGCTTCGATCGAATGGGCGGCCCATGGCCCCCGCACTGCGTCCGCTACACCTACGGCGCAGCGATCTATCCACCCCTAGCCGAAGTCCTGGGGCGAATCAAGTGCAGCCACCGCATCCCACTGCTCTATATCCCCAAGGCGATGTCACAGCATCGTGACTCCTATAGTGCCTTCGCCGACACCATCCCAGAGCTCCTCATCGCAGCGAGCCGCATTGATGTCGCGGGCTTGGCTGGCGACTACTGCGTCAAGAGCTCGATCCAGGATATCCGCCGTCAGCTCTCGATGACGGAGATCCATCCCCTAGATGAGGGCATCGCCTGGATAGGCACCCCCGAGCCGCTCTGCCCCTCTACCTCCAGGCAGCAGAAGTAA
- a CDS encoding outer membrane beta-barrel protein, producing MVSVKKLGLLALGLLIGASSMSAQVLGPLNYRAEVGTTFSKISALGLGMNGDKGKQFVSFRVGGSVVMPFEGTALSFNPGLYLLGRGEKQGSLLATQKDPYEVSSYALQLPLEVSLMLAEFDEKQHLYINAAPYVAYGLSAKLSGHGESVNLYKQKIFRRMDVGAGVSLLYKYRKAFLRVGFDTSLMGQVKGAHEALVNVGTSRFFTTNISVGYQF from the coding sequence ATGGTAAGTGTTAAGAAACTTGGGCTCCTAGCCCTTGGGCTCCTCATCGGGGCTTCCAGCATGTCAGCCCAGGTCCTGGGCCCATTGAACTACCGTGCTGAGGTCGGTACTACATTCTCTAAGATCTCAGCTCTCGGCCTTGGGATGAACGGGGATAAGGGGAAGCAGTTCGTGAGCTTCCGCGTTGGGGGGAGCGTCGTGATGCCCTTTGAGGGGACTGCCTTGAGCTTCAACCCTGGGCTCTATCTCCTGGGACGTGGTGAGAAGCAAGGCTCGCTGCTGGCTACTCAGAAGGATCCCTACGAAGTAAGTAGCTATGCGCTGCAGCTCCCTCTCGAAGTCTCGCTGATGCTGGCTGAGTTCGACGAGAAGCAGCACCTCTATATCAACGCTGCTCCCTACGTAGCCTATGGTCTCAGCGCTAAGCTCTCTGGTCATGGCGAGAGCGTCAATCTCTACAAGCAGAAGATCTTCCGCCGCATGGACGTCGGTGCAGGGGTGAGTCTCCTCTACAAGTATCGCAAGGCCTTCCTACGCGTGGGCTTCGACACGAGCCTTATGGGTCAGGTCAAGGGCGCACACGAGGCACTGGTCAATGTCGGCACCTCACGCTTCTTCACGACTAATATCTCTGTAGGCTATCAGTTCTAA
- a CDS encoding saccharopine dehydrogenase family protein: MGRVLIIGAGGVGTVVAKKVAQNSDVFTEIMLASRTKSKCDKIASEIKNVKIQTAAVDADNVPELVALMKSFKPELVINVALPYQDLHIMDACLEAGVNYLDTANYEPLDEAKFEYSWQWAYKQRFEEAGLTAILGCGFDPGVTGVFTAYAAKHHFDEIHYLDIVDCNGGDHHKAFATNFNPEINIREITQKGKYYEDGQWRETEPQEIHKPLTYPNIGVRESYLLYHEELESLVKNYPTIKRARFWMTFGQEYLTHLRVMQNIGITRIDPVLYNGVEIVPIQFLKAILPNPGELGENYTGETSIGCRIRGIKDGKEKTYYVWNNCSHQAAYQETGAQGVSYTTGVPATIGALMFFKGLWRKPGVYNVEEFDPDPFMEQLMTQGLPWHEQFDLDLEL, encoded by the coding sequence ATGGGAAGAGTGCTCATTATCGGTGCCGGCGGTGTCGGCACGGTAGTAGCCAAGAAGGTGGCGCAGAACAGTGATGTCTTCACCGAGATCATGCTCGCTAGTCGCACCAAGAGCAAGTGCGACAAGATCGCCTCCGAGATCAAGAACGTCAAGATACAGACCGCAGCTGTGGACGCCGACAACGTCCCCGAGCTGGTGGCGCTGATGAAGTCCTTCAAGCCTGAGCTCGTCATCAACGTAGCCCTGCCCTACCAGGACCTCCATATCATGGACGCTTGCCTAGAGGCTGGCGTCAATTACCTCGACACGGCCAACTATGAGCCGCTGGACGAGGCTAAGTTCGAATACAGCTGGCAGTGGGCCTACAAGCAGCGCTTCGAGGAAGCAGGGCTGACGGCCATCCTCGGCTGTGGCTTCGACCCAGGGGTGACGGGGGTCTTCACGGCCTACGCTGCCAAGCATCACTTCGACGAGATCCATTACCTGGATATCGTAGACTGCAACGGGGGCGACCACCACAAGGCCTTCGCCACCAACTTCAACCCCGAGATCAACATCCGTGAGATCACGCAGAAGGGTAAGTACTACGAGGATGGCCAGTGGCGCGAGACCGAGCCCCAGGAGATCCACAAGCCGCTGACCTACCCCAACATCGGCGTACGTGAGTCCTATCTCCTCTACCACGAGGAGCTCGAGTCGCTCGTCAAGAACTACCCCACGATCAAGCGTGCACGCTTCTGGATGACCTTCGGGCAGGAGTACCTGACGCACCTGCGCGTCATGCAGAACATCGGGATCACGCGCATCGACCCCGTCCTCTACAACGGCGTAGAGATCGTCCCCATCCAGTTCCTCAAGGCCATCCTCCCCAACCCCGGTGAGCTCGGCGAGAACTATACGGGTGAGACCTCCATCGGCTGCCGCATCCGCGGGATCAAGGATGGCAAGGAGAAGACCTACTACGTGTGGAACAACTGCAGCCATCAGGCCGCCTATCAGGAGACGGGCGCTCAGGGCGTCAGCTACACGACGGGCGTACCAGCGACCATCGGTGCTCTGATGTTCTTCAAGGGACTGTGGCGCAAGCCTGGGGTCTACAACGTCGAGGAATTCGATCCAGATCCCTTCATGGAGCAGCTCATGACGCAGGGCTTGCCTTGGCACGAGCAGTTCGACCTCGACCTCGAGCTCTGA
- a CDS encoding RHS repeat-associated core domain-containing protein — MSIASLFQGQDYDGETGLTYNRCRYYDPELGRRYISEDPIRLEGGVSLYGYAESASIVIYD, encoded by the coding sequence GTGTCGATAGCCTCCCTCTTCCAAGGGCAGGACTATGATGGGGAGACGGGACTGACGTACAATCGATGCCGCTACTACGACCCCGAGCTGGGTAGAAGATATATCTCGGAGGATCCGATAAGATTAGAGGGTGGAGTTTCTTTGTATGGGTATGCTGAATCTGCATCTATAGTAATCTATGATTGA
- a CDS encoding YigZ family protein, translating into MSEELIEIKDSYWTIAGESEGNYSEKRSKFLAFAYHVTTEEEALAHVATIRGLYYDARHVCWAYRLGPDGGTTRANDDGEPSGTAGKPILGIITSLGLTEIIVLVVRYFGGVKLGTSGLIEAYREATLAALEPAERKECILTEEIELHFSYELMGLVMRHVKELEAEVKAQDFRESCILRLQLRQAKIPELEQRLGAIYGLTIKQSSKD; encoded by the coding sequence GTGAGCGAAGAGCTAATCGAGATAAAGGATAGCTACTGGACGATAGCGGGCGAATCAGAGGGCAACTACTCCGAGAAGCGGAGCAAGTTCCTCGCCTTTGCCTACCACGTCACGACTGAGGAGGAAGCGCTAGCACACGTCGCCACGATCCGCGGCCTCTACTACGATGCGCGTCATGTCTGCTGGGCCTATCGCCTAGGACCAGATGGCGGCACGACCCGCGCCAACGATGATGGAGAACCCTCGGGGACGGCTGGGAAGCCCATCCTAGGGATCATCACCTCACTAGGACTAACAGAGATCATCGTGCTCGTAGTTCGCTACTTCGGCGGAGTTAAGCTGGGGACCAGCGGACTGATCGAAGCCTATCGCGAGGCAACACTAGCCGCCCTCGAGCCCGCCGAGCGAAAGGAATGCATCCTCACCGAGGAGATCGAGCTCCACTTTAGCTACGAGCTCATGGGGCTCGTCATGCGCCACGTCAAGGAGCTCGAGGCTGAGGTAAAGGCACAGGACTTCCGCGAGAGCTGTATCCTCCGCCTCCAGCTGCGCCAGGCCAAGATCCCAGAGCTAGAGCAGCGGCTCGGAGCCATCTACGGCCTCACTATCAAGCAATCAAGCAAAGACTAA